The Dyella sp. 2HG41-7 sequence TCGCCCGAGATCGTGCAGCATATGCGCGACAGCGTGGCGCAGGCGCAAGCTTCGTTGAACGAAGCGAAAGCGCAGGCTAAATCGTCGCGCGCCGCCGTGGAAGGCACCGACGTGGCGAACAATCCGTCGGTGCTGCAAGCCCGCGCGAATTTCCGTGCCGCATGGGTGGCTGCGCAGCGCAATACCATCGTCGCGCCGGTCGACGGTTATGTCGCGCAGCGCAGTGTGCAACTAGGCTCCAGCATTTCGCCGGGCCAGCAGCTGATGACCATCGTGCCGTTGCACGATTTGTGGATCGACGCAAACTTTAAGGAAAACCAGCTGCGTCACGTTCGCATCGGTCAGCCGGTGAAAATCTCCACCGATCTATATGGCGGCGGCGTGGAATACCACGGCAAGGTAATCGGCCTCGGCGCTGGCACGGGCAGCGTGTTCTCGCTGTTGCCCGCGCAAAACGCTACCGGCAACTGGATCAAAGTCGTGCAACGCGTGCCGGTGCGCGTCGCGCTCAACAACGATGAGCTGGATAAACATCCGCTGCGCGTCGGCCTGTCTGCGGATGTAACGGTGGACATCACCAACGACAAGGGCCCTGAACTTGCCTCGGCGCCGGAACAACCGCCCGCCGAAACCGCGGTGTACGACCAAGTTGCCGCGCAGGCCGATGCCGAAGCCGAGAAAATCATCCGCAGCAATCTTGGCGTTTCCGCCGATTCGTCGAACTGATAGTCGCCAAGCGAGCCCCACATGGCTGCCACCTCCGAAAACGCGGCACCGCTGAAACCCCTG is a genomic window containing:
- a CDS encoding efflux RND transporter periplasmic adaptor subunit translates to MSASESATSKDGNDSGLAAKNPAKRSRALFIVAAIFLLAGLIWFLLWFFVLSTRENTDNAYIGGNQVALSSQVPGTVVAILTDDTQHVKAGQVLVKLDGTDADVRLRQASSALAQAVRQVRQQNASVTGADATVAAREVDLRKAEADLKRHLPLVAAQAESPEIVQHMRDSVAQAQASLNEAKAQAKSSRAAVEGTDVANNPSVLQARANFRAAWVAAQRNTIVAPVDGYVAQRSVQLGSSISPGQQLMTIVPLHDLWIDANFKENQLRHVRIGQPVKISTDLYGGGVEYHGKVIGLGAGTGSVFSLLPAQNATGNWIKVVQRVPVRVALNNDELDKHPLRVGLSADVTVDITNDKGPELASAPEQPPAETAVYDQVAAQADAEAEKIIRSNLGVSADSSN